The Maritimibacter sp. DP1N21-5 sequence CCTGCCACCCGAGGAGGACGAGGAGCTCTGCATCCCCGCGCAGGAGGCCGGGCTCAACTTCATCCGGCTCGCCACGCCCACGACCGATGACCGGCGCCTGCCGAAGGTCCTGACCAACACGTCGGGCTTCGTTTACTACGTTTCGATCACTGGCATCACCGGGGCCGCCGCAGCACAGGCCGCGGATGTCGCCCCCGAAGTCAAGCGCATCAAGGCGGCGACCGACCTTCCGGTGATCGTGGGCTTCGGCGTGCGGACCCCTGAGACCGCGCAAGAGATTGCGGGTGTTGCCGATGGGACGGTGGTCGGCTCCGCGATCGTGGACCTCATCGGCAAGGGCGAGCCGGTCGCGGATATCCTCGCCTTCGTGGAAGGACTGGCCGCAGGTGCGCACCGGGCGTAAGCGCCTGCCCTGCCCCCCTAGACCAGCAACTGATAGGTCGCGGGCACGTAGCGGAACCCGCCGTCCTTGTCCTTCTCGACAAATCCCAGCCCCGGCCAGGGCATGTGATATCCCACGAAAGGGATCCCGTCAGTCGCGAGCATGTCGAGGAGCCGCTTGCGCGTCTGGGCGGCGGCCTCCTTGTCTTCGTCGAAGATGACGGGCCAGTCCGGGTGCTCCAGGGACCAGACGTGGTGCAGCACGAAATCACCCCCGATGAACAGGGCCTTGCCTGCGCTTTCCACCATATAGGCCATATGACCCATCGTATGGCCGAATGCCTCGACCGCCGTGATGCCTGTGGTCACCTCCTGCCCGTCCGCAGCGAAGGTCGTCAGGTCGGCCAATGGCATCATGAAGGTGTCGAAGGCGTCGTCGCCCGTATCGTCCCAGGCATCCCACTCGAGACTGCCGGTCACATAGCGAGCGTTGGGAAAGGTCGGGCCCGCCTCGTCGGAGAGGCCGCTGATATGGTCCGAATGCATGTGGGTCAGGATCACGCGGTCCACGTCCTCGACGAAATATCCCGCCTGTTCGAGCGCACGGATGATCTGTATCGGCTCCTCGCCCGTGTCGAAAAGGACGAGTTCCTTGCCGGTGTTGACCAGCGTTGGCGTGAAGAAGGTCTTGGCCACCGTGTCGGGCAGATGCCGCGCTTTCGCGGCGGCCTTGAAATCGGCTTCCGGCACGTCGAGCCCGAAGATCTCCTGCGGATTGTCCTGCGTCGCCATGTTGGTGAGGAGGTTCGTCACCTCGAACTCCCCGAGCGTGAACCGGTTGAACCGGGTCATCCCGGGTCCCATCAGGTCGGCCCCGGCACGGGCCGGACGCGCGACCGCCGCGGCAGCAAGGGGCAGGGCGCCGGCACCGGCGATCAGGCCACGCCGTGACAGCATGGGGGTCTTCAAGGGGAGTGTGCGGCGCGCCATGGCGTCCCTTCGTTTGTCTGTCGAATAAAGTCCGTCTAGGATGAGGACGCCCGGACGCGTTGCGCGTTCCCGCGATCACGAAAACGTGAGGTTACGCCATGGCCGAGAATAAGACCCAGCCGACCAGCGACAGCGTGGACGCGTTCCTCGACGCGGTCCAACCCGACCGGCGCCAAGAGGATGCAAGACGACTGGACGCGCTGTTTCGCAAGGTGACCGGCTGGTCGCCCGTCCTCTGGGGCCCGTCGATCGTCGGCTACGGAAGCTATCACTATCGCTATGGCAGCGGGAGGGAGGGCGATTTCCTCGCCACCGGCTTCAGCCCGCGCAAGGCCAACCTCGTCCTCTACATTATGCCCGGCTATCAGGATTACGGCGCGCTCCTTGCCGATCTGGGCAAGCATAAGCTGGGCAAGTCCTGCCTCTATCTCAACAAGCTCGCCGATGTGGATCAGGACGTTCTCGCCCGCCTCGTGCGGCGCGGGCTCGACGATCTGGGCAAGATCTATCCGGTTCAGCCGTCCTGATCCCGTCCGTCAGGCCCCTGGTCACTCCCACCAGCGGTCGATGGTCGCGATATCGTCGTCCGACCAGCCGAAATGATGCGCGAGTTCATGCACCATGATATGCGCCACCAGCGCGCGGAAGCCGACGTCGCTTCGCTCGGCCCATTCATCGAGGATCGGGCGCCGGAACAGCCAGATCACGTCCGGCCCCTCCGGCTGATGCATCACCGATTTCTGGGTCAACGGGATGCCGTCATAAAGCCCGGTCAGCTCGAACCCGTCGGCAAGGTCCAGATCGTCGAGCATCCCGTCATCCGGAAACTCCTCGACCCGAAGCGCGACCGCCCGCGCCGCGGCGCGAAAGGCCTCCGGCAGTGCCTCCACCGTGTCACGCGCGATCATCTCGATGGCGTCGCATGTGGGCGGCAAGAGGTCCTCGCTGCTGTCGGTATCGGCGGCGTCCTGTCGGGCGGTATCGGCGGTCATACGTCGTCCTGTAGCTTGCGGGGCGGCTGAATGGCCATCGACCCTGCCCGATGAGATAGGTGCCTGGCGCGCAGAGGGGAAGGGCAGGGGATG is a genomic window containing:
- the trpA gene encoding tryptophan synthase subunit alpha — its product is MTRIDDTFAKLKADGKKAFVAYLMAGDPDVETSLQVMKGMPGAGVDIIELGVPFTDPMADGPTIQLAGQRALEGGQTLQKTLDMAAEFRKENDTTPIVLMGYYNPIYNRGVAQFLEDAKAAGVDGLIVVDLPPEEDEELCIPAQEAGLNFIRLATPTTDDRRLPKVLTNTSGFVYYVSITGITGAAAAQAADVAPEVKRIKAATDLPVIVGFGVRTPETAQEIAGVADGTVVGSAIVDLIGKGEPVADILAFVEGLAAGAHRA
- a CDS encoding MBL fold metallo-hydrolase — protein: MARRTLPLKTPMLSRRGLIAGAGALPLAAAAVARPARAGADLMGPGMTRFNRFTLGEFEVTNLLTNMATQDNPQEIFGLDVPEADFKAAAKARHLPDTVAKTFFTPTLVNTGKELVLFDTGEEPIQIIRALEQAGYFVEDVDRVILTHMHSDHISGLSDEAGPTFPNARYVTGSLEWDAWDDTGDDAFDTFMMPLADLTTFAADGQEVTTGITAVEAFGHTMGHMAYMVESAGKALFIGGDFVLHHVWSLEHPDWPVIFDEDKEAAAQTRKRLLDMLATDGIPFVGYHMPWPGLGFVEKDKDGGFRYVPATYQLLV
- a CDS encoding DUF1801 domain-containing protein, with translation MAENKTQPTSDSVDAFLDAVQPDRRQEDARRLDALFRKVTGWSPVLWGPSIVGYGSYHYRYGSGREGDFLATGFSPRKANLVLYIMPGYQDYGALLADLGKHKLGKSCLYLNKLADVDQDVLARLVRRGLDDLGKIYPVQPS
- a CDS encoding metallopeptidase family protein produces the protein MIARDTVEALPEAFRAAARAVALRVEEFPDDGMLDDLDLADGFELTGLYDGIPLTQKSVMHQPEGPDVIWLFRRPILDEWAERSDVGFRALVAHIMVHELAHHFGWSDDDIATIDRWWE